A stretch of Microbacterium sp. LWH3-1.2 DNA encodes these proteins:
- the dusB gene encoding tRNA dihydrouridine synthase DusB yields MTTALAPAPTLRIGPIELDAPVVLAPMAGITNTAFRRLCREYGAGLYVSEMITTRALVERNATTMRLITHHESETPRSIQLYGVDPATTEAAVRLLVEEDRADHIDLNFGCPVPKVTRKGGGAALPWKLGLFRDIVTRASRAAGDIPLTVKMRKGIDADHLTYLDAGRIAEDAGVAAVALHARTASEFYSGEADWSAIAKLKEAVTSVPVLGNGDIWSADDAARMMHETGCDGVVVGRGCLGRPWLFGDLARELGGPGAAPAEPVDATLGFVSRAFRRHAELLVEFFEDEDRGCRDIRKHVAWYFKGYPVGGELRASLATASSLAEIDDLLATLDADAPYPGAAAEGQRGRAGTPKRPALPDRWLESRELSAEATTAIAEAELDHSGG; encoded by the coding sequence ATGACGACTGCCCTCGCCCCTGCGCCGACGCTGCGCATCGGGCCCATCGAACTCGACGCCCCCGTGGTGCTCGCGCCGATGGCAGGCATCACCAACACGGCTTTCCGGCGCCTCTGCCGCGAGTACGGAGCCGGTCTCTACGTCAGCGAGATGATCACGACGCGCGCCCTCGTGGAGCGCAACGCGACGACGATGCGCCTGATCACGCACCACGAGTCCGAGACCCCCCGCTCGATCCAGCTGTACGGCGTCGACCCTGCGACCACCGAGGCCGCCGTGCGCCTGCTCGTCGAAGAGGATCGCGCCGACCACATCGACCTGAATTTCGGATGCCCCGTCCCCAAGGTCACCCGCAAGGGCGGGGGAGCGGCGCTGCCCTGGAAGCTCGGCCTGTTCCGCGACATCGTGACGCGCGCGTCTCGCGCTGCCGGCGACATCCCCCTCACGGTCAAGATGCGCAAAGGCATCGACGCCGACCACCTCACCTACCTCGATGCCGGCCGCATCGCCGAGGACGCCGGTGTGGCTGCCGTCGCCCTGCATGCCCGCACGGCGTCGGAGTTCTACTCGGGCGAGGCGGACTGGTCGGCGATCGCGAAGCTCAAGGAAGCCGTCACCAGCGTCCCCGTGCTCGGCAACGGCGACATCTGGTCGGCCGACGACGCCGCGCGCATGATGCACGAGACCGGCTGCGACGGCGTCGTCGTCGGGCGCGGATGCCTCGGGCGTCCCTGGTTGTTCGGTGACCTCGCCCGTGAGCTCGGCGGCCCCGGTGCCGCACCGGCCGAGCCGGTCGACGCGACCCTCGGCTTCGTCTCCCGCGCGTTCCGCCGGCACGCGGAGCTGCTCGTCGAGTTCTTCGAGGACGAGGACCGCGGCTGCCGAGACATCCGCAAGCACGTCGCGTGGTACTTCAAGGGCTACCCGGTCGGCGGCGAGCTCCGCGCGAGTCTGGCCACCGCGTCGAGTCTCGCCGAGATCGACGATCTCCTCGCCACCCTCGACGCCGACGCCCCGTATCCGGGCGCGGCGGCGGAAGGCCAGCGCGGGCGTGCCGGCACGCCGAAGCGCCCCGCTCTACCCGACCGCTGGCTCGAATCGCGCGAGCTCAGCGCCGAGGCCACGACCGCCATCGCCGAAGCGGAACTCGACCACAGTGGCGGCTGA
- a CDS encoding glutathione peroxidase → MTEATLTDLREIPFDTADGGTATLSEYGDQVILVVNVASKCGLTPQYEQLEQLQRAYADRGFTVLGFPCNQFMGQEPGSMEEILEYCSVTWGVTFPVFDKVKVNGPGAAPVYKALKKARDAEGKKGPIVWNFEKFVLTPEGGVHRFRPKVKPDDPVIIEVIEANLPR, encoded by the coding sequence ATGACCGAGGCCACGCTCACCGACCTGCGCGAGATCCCCTTCGACACCGCCGACGGCGGCACCGCCACCCTCTCGGAGTACGGCGACCAGGTGATCCTCGTGGTCAACGTCGCCTCGAAGTGCGGCCTGACCCCGCAGTACGAGCAGCTCGAGCAGCTGCAGCGTGCCTACGCCGACCGCGGCTTCACGGTCCTGGGCTTTCCCTGCAACCAGTTCATGGGCCAGGAGCCGGGGTCGATGGAGGAGATCCTCGAGTACTGCTCGGTCACGTGGGGTGTGACGTTCCCCGTCTTCGACAAGGTCAAGGTCAACGGTCCCGGCGCCGCCCCGGTCTACAAGGCGCTGAAGAAGGCGCGCGACGCCGAAGGAAAGAAAGGCCCGATCGTCTGGAACTTCGAGAAGTTCGTCCTGACGCCTGAGGGTGGCGTCCACCGTTTCCGTCCGAAGGTCAAGCCCGACGACCCGGTCATTATCGAGGTTATCGAGGCGAACCTTCCTCGCTGA
- a CDS encoding DsbA family oxidoreductase, with product MTDAIKIDVWSDIACPWCYIGKRNLENGLAAASADDDAPAVEVTYHSFELSPDTPVDFEGDELDFLAKHKGMPRTQVQQMLERVTGVAAEAGLEYRFDLLKHTNTVKAHELLHFAKERGRQHELAERLMAAYFTEGRHLGREDELVHLAAEAGLDADDAREALQSGRYLDAVRTDQAQAVAYGINGVPFFVIDGKYGVSGAQPAEAFAQIVRQVWSEHREPADVDA from the coding sequence ATGACGGATGCCATCAAGATCGACGTGTGGAGCGACATCGCCTGCCCCTGGTGCTACATCGGCAAGCGGAATCTCGAGAACGGACTGGCCGCGGCATCCGCGGATGACGACGCCCCGGCCGTGGAGGTGACGTACCACTCGTTCGAACTGTCGCCCGATACCCCCGTCGACTTCGAAGGCGATGAGCTCGACTTCCTCGCGAAGCACAAGGGGATGCCGCGCACCCAGGTGCAGCAGATGCTCGAGCGCGTCACCGGCGTCGCCGCCGAAGCCGGCCTCGAGTACCGCTTCGACCTCCTCAAGCACACGAACACCGTGAAGGCCCACGAGCTCCTGCATTTCGCGAAGGAGCGGGGGCGGCAGCACGAGCTCGCCGAGCGCCTGATGGCCGCGTATTTCACGGAGGGGCGCCATCTCGGTCGCGAGGACGAGCTCGTCCACCTCGCGGCGGAAGCGGGTCTCGACGCCGATGACGCGCGGGAGGCCCTGCAGAGCGGGCGCTACCTCGACGCGGTGCGCACCGATCAGGCGCAGGCTGTCGCCTACGGCATCAACGGGGTGCCCTTCTTCGTGATCGACGGCAAGTACGGCGTGTCGGGGGCGCAGCCGGCCGAGGCCTTCGCGCAGATCGTGCGCCAGGTGTGGTCCGAGCACCGCGAGCCCGCCGACGTCGACGCCTGA